In Mercurialis annua linkage group LG5, ddMerAnnu1.2, whole genome shotgun sequence, a single genomic region encodes these proteins:
- the LOC126683315 gene encoding mitochondrial import receptor subunit TOM20-like has product MDMQNDFDRILFFEHARKTSEATYAKDPLDADNLTRWGGALLELAQFQNVPDSKKMILDGITKLEEALLIDPKRHDTLWCIGNAHTSFAFLTPDLDEAKEYFEKATVNFLLAVEEDPDNELYRKSLELASKAPELHTEIHKHGGLGQQAVGAAPASGPSTSSSTKTSKKKKDSDLKYEIFGWVILAVGIVTWIGFAKSQMPPAPTQR; this is encoded by the exons ATGGACATGCAAAATGATTTTGATCGAATACTCTTCTTCGAGCACGCACGCAAAACTTCCGAGGCTACTTACGCTAAGGATCCTCTCGATGccgat AATTTAACAAGATGGGGAGGTGCTTTGCTGGAGCTAGCTCAGTTTCAGAATGTTCCCGATTCGAAGAAGATGATATTAG ATGGAATAACAAAGCTGGAGGAAGCATTGTTGATTGATCCTAAGAGACATGATACTCTTTGGTGCATTGGAAATGCTCATACTTCTTTTGCGTTCCTAACTCCTGATTTAGATGAGGCCAAGGAGTATTTTGAAAAAGCAACTGTTAACTTTCTGCTAGCTGTTGAAGAG GATCCAGATAATGAACTCTATCGCAAGTCTTTAGAGTTGGCTTCAAAG GCTCCTGAATTACATACAGAGATTCATAAGCATGGTGGTTTAGGCCAACAGGCAGTTGGGGCTGCACCTGCTTCTGGACCTTCAACTTCATCAAGTACTAAG ACctctaaaaagaagaaagacaGTGATCTCAAGTATGAAATATTTGGTTGGGTAATTTTAGCTGTCGGCATTGTTACTTGGATTGGGTTTGCAAAGTCTCAGATGCCTCCAGCTCCTACTCAAAGATAA